Proteins encoded within one genomic window of Camarhynchus parvulus chromosome 14, STF_HiC, whole genome shotgun sequence:
- the PIGQ gene encoding phosphatidylinositol N-acetylglucosaminyltransferase subunit Q isoform X1, with amino-acid sequence MDLKDFRHLMNRDCMSIGVHPCRVTAMVLKVFFPSCCSSADSGILIGRWISEQNSAVILAVVHFPFIPVQVKQYLGEVQRVTKVSVSVLGSWSNSKQEKEESLSEFLEDLGTIFCHEPWIQISKEGDSKFWSCSILQKHSKNPQEEEIILVYYDQRKVMLSHLHPPLDTAGQRAEDASKLSAIFDTVARSQVLFMTDRYDEGPIKLTHWQSDGVEASIIVELLKQASVPGCMLLTFLLSLLSGICRSRLLKFWPLSFLWSKLSTCEQLGHRLQHLQVISSNKKAQNQNQLMRKANIFVSLLIDVALGILLMSWLYRKNRIGHLADTLIPVADHVAEELQDLLQWLMGAPAGLKMNRALDQVLGRFFLYHIHLWISYIHLLSPFIEMILWYVGLSACLGLTVALCILSDIIALLTFHIYCFYVYGARLYCLKIYGLSSLWRLFRGKKWNVLRQRVDSCSYDLDQLFIGTLLFTILLFLLPTTALYYLVFTLLRLLVVIVQGLIHLLVDLIDSLPLYSLILRLCRSYRLAAGVKFRVLEQQDGKPLRLLMQINPLSYGGVVQTYRLPTYSCYPRDSWASLCKKLFLGELIYPWKHKGDKQN; translated from the exons ATGGATCTCAAAGATTTTAGGCACTTGATGAACAGGGACTGCATGAGCATTG GTGTACATCCCTGCAGGGTCACTGCCATGGTACTGAAGGTGTTCTTTCCATcgtgctgctcctcagcagacAGCGGCATTTTGATCGGCCGCTGGATCTCCGAGCAGAACTCTGCTGTCATCCTTGCTGTGGTGCACTTCCCCTTCATCCCTGTCCAGGTGAAGCAGTACCTTGGGGAGGTTCAGCGTGTGACTAAAGTCAGTGTTTCTGTGCTTGGCTCATGGAGCAATAGCaaacaggagaaagaagagagtCTCAGTGAGTTCTTGGAAGATCTTGGGACCATATTCTGCCATGAGCCATGGATCCAGATAAGCAAAGAGGGAGACAGCAAATTCTGGAGCTGTTCTATCCTTCAGAAGCACTCTAAGAACCCTCAGGAGGAAGAAATCATCTTGGTGTACTATGACCAGCGCAAGGTCATGCTTTCCCATCTGCACCCCCCTTTGGACACAGCTGGCCAGAGGGCAGAGGATGCCTCAAAGCTCTCGGCCATCTTTGACACGGTGGCCAGGAGCCAGGTCCTGTTCATGACAGACAGGTACGACGAGGGGCCCATCAAGCTGACCCACTGGCAGTCGGATGGGGTGGAGGCCAGCATCAttgtggagctgctgaagcaggcctctgtgcctggctgcatGCTGCTGACattcctgctctctctgctctctgggatCTGCAGGAGCAG GCTGCTGAAGTTTTGGCCTTTGTCTTTCTTGTGGAGCAAACTCTCAAcctgtgagcagctgggacatcgcctgcagcacctccaggtcATCAGCAGCAACAAGAAGgctcaaaaccaaaatcagcTGATGAG gaaagCCAACATCTTTGTGTCTCTGCTGATTGATGTGGCCCTGGGGATACTGCTGATGTCGTGGCTGTACAGGAAGAACCGCATTGGTCACCTTGCTGACACCCTCATCCCTGTGGCTGAC CACGtggctgaagagctgcaggaccTGCTCCAGTGGCTGATGGGAGCCCCAGCTGGACTGAAAATGAACCGAGCCTTGGATCAAGTCTTGGGCCGCTTCTTCCTTTATCACATCCATCTTTGGATCA GCTACATCCACCTGCTGTCCCCCTTCATTGAGATGATCCTGTGGTACGTGGGGCTGTCGGCCTGCCTGGGCCTGACCGTGGCTCTCTGCATCCTGTCCGACATCATCGCGCTCCTGACCTTCCACATCTACTGCTTCTATGTCTACGGGGCCAG gCTCTACTGCCTGAAGATCTACGGCCTGTCCTCTCTGTGGCGCCTGTTCCGGGGCAAGAAGTGGAACGTGCTGCGGCAGCGGGTGGATTCCTGCTCCTATGACCTGGACCAG TTATTTATTGGCACTTTGCTGTTCACAATCCTGCTGTTCCTTCTGCCTACAACTGCACTGTATTATTTGGTGTTTACCCTG CTCCGGTTGCTGGTGGTGATTGTGCAGGGCCTCATACATCTGCTGGTGGACCTGATTGACTCCCTGCCTCTTTATTCCCTCATCCTTCGCCTCTGCAGATCCTACAGGCTCGCAG CTGGGGTGAAGTTCAGAGTCCTtgagcagcaggatggaaaaCCTCTGCGTCTCCTTATGCAG ATCAACCCCCTCTCCTATGGAGGTGTGGTCCAGACCTACAGACTGCCCACCTACAGCTGCTATCCCAGGGACTCCTGGGCATCTCTCTGCAAGAAACTCTTCCTTGGAGAGCTCATCTACCCTTGGAAACACAAAGGAGACAAGCAGAACTAA
- the PIGQ gene encoding phosphatidylinositol N-acetylglucosaminyltransferase subunit Q isoform X2, whose protein sequence is MVLKVFFPSCCSSADSGILIGRWISEQNSAVILAVVHFPFIPVQVKQYLGEVQRVTKVSVSVLGSWSNSKQEKEESLSEFLEDLGTIFCHEPWIQISKEGDSKFWSCSILQKHSKNPQEEEIILVYYDQRKVMLSHLHPPLDTAGQRAEDASKLSAIFDTVARSQVLFMTDRYDEGPIKLTHWQSDGVEASIIVELLKQASVPGCMLLTFLLSLLSGICRSRLLKFWPLSFLWSKLSTCEQLGHRLQHLQVISSNKKAQNQNQLMRKANIFVSLLIDVALGILLMSWLYRKNRIGHLADTLIPVADHVAEELQDLLQWLMGAPAGLKMNRALDQVLGRFFLYHIHLWISYIHLLSPFIEMILWYVGLSACLGLTVALCILSDIIALLTFHIYCFYVYGARLYCLKIYGLSSLWRLFRGKKWNVLRQRVDSCSYDLDQLFIGTLLFTILLFLLPTTALYYLVFTLLRLLVVIVQGLIHLLVDLIDSLPLYSLILRLCRSYRLAAGVKFRVLEQQDGKPLRLLMQINPLSYGGVVQTYRLPTYSCYPRDSWASLCKKLFLGELIYPWKHKGDKQN, encoded by the exons ATGGTACTGAAGGTGTTCTTTCCATcgtgctgctcctcagcagacAGCGGCATTTTGATCGGCCGCTGGATCTCCGAGCAGAACTCTGCTGTCATCCTTGCTGTGGTGCACTTCCCCTTCATCCCTGTCCAGGTGAAGCAGTACCTTGGGGAGGTTCAGCGTGTGACTAAAGTCAGTGTTTCTGTGCTTGGCTCATGGAGCAATAGCaaacaggagaaagaagagagtCTCAGTGAGTTCTTGGAAGATCTTGGGACCATATTCTGCCATGAGCCATGGATCCAGATAAGCAAAGAGGGAGACAGCAAATTCTGGAGCTGTTCTATCCTTCAGAAGCACTCTAAGAACCCTCAGGAGGAAGAAATCATCTTGGTGTACTATGACCAGCGCAAGGTCATGCTTTCCCATCTGCACCCCCCTTTGGACACAGCTGGCCAGAGGGCAGAGGATGCCTCAAAGCTCTCGGCCATCTTTGACACGGTGGCCAGGAGCCAGGTCCTGTTCATGACAGACAGGTACGACGAGGGGCCCATCAAGCTGACCCACTGGCAGTCGGATGGGGTGGAGGCCAGCATCAttgtggagctgctgaagcaggcctctgtgcctggctgcatGCTGCTGACattcctgctctctctgctctctgggatCTGCAGGAGCAG GCTGCTGAAGTTTTGGCCTTTGTCTTTCTTGTGGAGCAAACTCTCAAcctgtgagcagctgggacatcgcctgcagcacctccaggtcATCAGCAGCAACAAGAAGgctcaaaaccaaaatcagcTGATGAG gaaagCCAACATCTTTGTGTCTCTGCTGATTGATGTGGCCCTGGGGATACTGCTGATGTCGTGGCTGTACAGGAAGAACCGCATTGGTCACCTTGCTGACACCCTCATCCCTGTGGCTGAC CACGtggctgaagagctgcaggaccTGCTCCAGTGGCTGATGGGAGCCCCAGCTGGACTGAAAATGAACCGAGCCTTGGATCAAGTCTTGGGCCGCTTCTTCCTTTATCACATCCATCTTTGGATCA GCTACATCCACCTGCTGTCCCCCTTCATTGAGATGATCCTGTGGTACGTGGGGCTGTCGGCCTGCCTGGGCCTGACCGTGGCTCTCTGCATCCTGTCCGACATCATCGCGCTCCTGACCTTCCACATCTACTGCTTCTATGTCTACGGGGCCAG gCTCTACTGCCTGAAGATCTACGGCCTGTCCTCTCTGTGGCGCCTGTTCCGGGGCAAGAAGTGGAACGTGCTGCGGCAGCGGGTGGATTCCTGCTCCTATGACCTGGACCAG TTATTTATTGGCACTTTGCTGTTCACAATCCTGCTGTTCCTTCTGCCTACAACTGCACTGTATTATTTGGTGTTTACCCTG CTCCGGTTGCTGGTGGTGATTGTGCAGGGCCTCATACATCTGCTGGTGGACCTGATTGACTCCCTGCCTCTTTATTCCCTCATCCTTCGCCTCTGCAGATCCTACAGGCTCGCAG CTGGGGTGAAGTTCAGAGTCCTtgagcagcaggatggaaaaCCTCTGCGTCTCCTTATGCAG ATCAACCCCCTCTCCTATGGAGGTGTGGTCCAGACCTACAGACTGCCCACCTACAGCTGCTATCCCAGGGACTCCTGGGCATCTCTCTGCAAGAAACTCTTCCTTGGAGAGCTCATCTACCCTTGGAAACACAAAGGAGACAAGCAGAACTAA